In Halorientalis sp. LT38, a genomic segment contains:
- a CDS encoding DNA polymerase Y family protein, whose amino-acid sequence MDGRLPGVARDRREQVICHVDMDCFYAACERLREPALEGEPLVVGMGYESGDTHGAVATASYEAREFGVESAMAISQALELLPRRADADPDDEDIPDPEESGFYRTVDLEYYESVASEVKDVLHDTADTVREVSVDEAYLDVTDTVDWDEAEQFGDDLKSRIESEVGVAASVGVAPAMSAAKIASDHDKPDGLVVVEPGEVRSFLAPLPVEEVHNVGPVTARELRSMGVETAGDLAEADVDRLADRFGERGREIWSYARGEDERPVEPVGKPKSLSRESAFTDATADPERKRDRVRALAGDVAERARGKDALYQTIGIKVVTPPFDVHTRAESLPGPVQDGALVEDVALDLLEEFRGDEVRKVGVRVSNLDFSDSEQTSLTGFEGADTGSSADQSNHSLGEFAGSEADGDDGPSAGQTSLGEFE is encoded by the coding sequence ATGGACGGGCGGCTGCCGGGCGTGGCGCGGGACCGTCGCGAGCAGGTGATCTGCCACGTCGACATGGACTGCTTCTACGCCGCCTGCGAACGTCTCCGGGAACCTGCCCTCGAAGGCGAGCCCCTCGTCGTCGGCATGGGCTACGAGTCCGGCGACACTCACGGCGCCGTCGCGACCGCCAGCTACGAGGCCCGCGAGTTCGGCGTCGAGAGCGCGATGGCCATCTCCCAGGCCCTCGAACTGCTGCCCCGGAGAGCGGACGCCGACCCGGACGACGAGGACATCCCCGACCCCGAGGAGTCGGGCTTCTACCGCACGGTCGACCTGGAGTACTACGAGTCGGTCGCCAGCGAGGTGAAAGACGTGCTCCACGACACTGCCGACACGGTCCGGGAAGTCAGCGTCGACGAGGCCTACCTCGACGTCACCGACACCGTGGACTGGGACGAGGCCGAGCAGTTCGGCGACGACCTGAAATCGCGGATCGAATCCGAGGTGGGCGTGGCCGCCAGCGTGGGCGTCGCGCCGGCGATGAGCGCGGCCAAGATCGCGAGCGACCACGACAAACCGGACGGCCTCGTCGTCGTCGAACCCGGCGAGGTCCGATCCTTCCTCGCGCCGCTCCCCGTCGAGGAGGTCCACAACGTCGGCCCCGTGACGGCCCGGGAACTGCGCTCGATGGGCGTCGAGACTGCCGGCGACCTGGCCGAGGCCGACGTGGACCGGCTCGCCGATCGGTTCGGCGAGCGCGGCCGCGAGATCTGGTCCTACGCCCGCGGGGAGGACGAGCGACCCGTAGAACCCGTCGGGAAGCCGAAGAGCCTCTCGCGGGAGTCGGCGTTCACCGACGCGACCGCGGATCCGGAGCGAAAACGCGACCGGGTCCGCGCGCTGGCCGGCGACGTCGCCGAGCGAGCGCGCGGCAAGGACGCCCTCTACCAGACGATCGGTATCAAAGTGGTCACGCCGCCGTTCGACGTGCACACGCGGGCCGAATCGCTCCCCGGGCCCGTTCAGGACGGCGCCCTCGTCGAGGACGTGGCGCTGGATCTGTTAGAGGAGTTCCGGGGCGACGAGGTCAGGAAGGTCGGCGTCCGCGTCTCGAACCTGGACTTCTCGGACTCGGAGCAGACCAGCCTGACGGGGTTCGAGGGCGCCGACACCGGTTCGTCAGCGGACCAGTCGAACCACTCACTCGGCGAGTTCGCCGGCTCCGAGGCGGACGGGGACGACGGTCCGAGCGCCGGACAGACGTCGCTGGGCGAGTTCGAGTAG
- a CDS encoding ATP-binding protein has product MAVDGLFLGYVLVFGAAAIACIASAGRARRIDDPDTRRGVVWLLLLSGAWAAAHVGFLLAPSPALKTAFYMLGLVVGFATVGPWLYFCSAFTGRSLHRNVTIRHTAIAVFLAIVLVKLTNPLHGYYFTTRAVATPFPHLAVETGLFHWLVMGLSYALALVGYFMLLELFMQISYDTKPFVALLGVTGLPIVLDVLGYESTYLVDITYEPLGVAIFAVGFSYVYLDHFRLIQLAAGHDEPVVLLNEDDRIRDYNESAAQLFPVLRLPETTGEPLAAVLPVVDDSLADGTEIVEMERDGNTRYFRLTENPFGVDQGQLGRLITLTDVTHREQYRRELERQNERLDQFANMVSHDLRNPLNVATSRLELARAAGDNEHLTAIAGAHGRMEALIDDLLTLARQGQPIDETERVELRSLVEACWDLVETGDAELVVDGDLVLQADSDRLQQLLENLFRNAIEHGGDDLTIRVGPLDDAAGFYVEDDGRGIPEDVREHVFESGFTTNESGTGFGLAIVQEIADAHDWSIAVTESEAGVPASEASGGSEDDQKSSSGGARFEVSGVQIER; this is encoded by the coding sequence TTGGCGGTTGACGGGCTCTTTCTGGGCTACGTCCTCGTGTTCGGTGCGGCGGCGATCGCCTGTATCGCGAGCGCCGGCCGCGCACGGCGTATCGACGACCCCGACACGCGACGCGGCGTCGTCTGGCTCCTCCTCCTGAGTGGCGCCTGGGCGGCCGCCCACGTCGGCTTCCTCCTCGCGCCCTCGCCGGCGCTGAAGACCGCATTTTACATGCTCGGTCTGGTCGTCGGCTTCGCGACCGTCGGGCCGTGGCTCTACTTCTGCTCGGCCTTCACCGGCCGCTCGCTGCACCGGAACGTGACGATCCGCCACACGGCCATCGCCGTCTTCCTGGCGATCGTCCTGGTGAAACTGACGAACCCGCTCCACGGCTACTACTTCACGACCCGGGCCGTCGCGACGCCGTTCCCACACCTCGCCGTCGAGACCGGGCTGTTTCACTGGCTGGTGATGGGCCTCTCCTACGCGCTGGCGCTCGTGGGCTACTTCATGCTCCTCGAGCTGTTCATGCAGATCAGTTACGACACGAAGCCGTTCGTCGCCCTGCTCGGGGTCACGGGCCTGCCGATCGTCCTCGACGTGCTCGGGTACGAGAGCACGTATCTGGTCGACATCACCTACGAGCCGCTCGGTGTGGCCATCTTCGCCGTCGGGTTTTCGTACGTCTACCTCGATCACTTCCGACTCATCCAGCTCGCGGCGGGACACGACGAGCCAGTTGTCCTCCTCAACGAGGACGACCGGATCCGCGACTACAACGAAAGCGCGGCCCAGTTGTTCCCCGTGCTACGGCTGCCGGAGACGACCGGCGAACCGCTCGCCGCGGTGTTGCCCGTCGTCGACGACTCGCTCGCGGACGGGACGGAGATCGTCGAGATGGAGCGTGACGGGAACACGCGCTACTTCCGCCTCACCGAGAACCCGTTCGGCGTCGATCAGGGGCAACTCGGCCGGCTGATCACACTGACCGACGTCACGCACCGCGAGCAGTACCGCCGGGAACTGGAACGCCAGAACGAGCGCCTGGATCAGTTCGCGAACATGGTCTCCCACGACCTGCGGAACCCCCTCAACGTGGCCACTTCGCGGCTCGAACTCGCCCGCGCCGCCGGGGACAACGAACACCTGACAGCGATCGCCGGTGCGCACGGCCGTATGGAGGCGCTCATCGACGACTTGCTCACGCTCGCTCGCCAGGGCCAGCCGATCGACGAAACCGAGCGCGTCGAGTTACGGTCGCTCGTGGAGGCGTGCTGGGACCTCGTCGAGACAGGCGACGCCGAACTCGTCGTCGACGGGGATCTCGTCCTGCAGGCCGATTCCGACCGCCTCCAGCAGCTCCTCGAGAACCTCTTTCGAAATGCGATCGAGCACGGCGGTGACGACCTCACGATCCGCGTCGGCCCCCTCGACGACGCGGCCGGGTTCTACGTCGAAGACGACGGTCGGGGCATCCCCGAAGACGTGCGAGAGCACGTGTTCGAGTCCGGGTTCACGACCAACGAGTCGGGGACCGGGTTCGGGCTGGCGATCGTGCAGGAGATCGCCGACGCCCACGACTGGTCGATCGCCGTGACCGAGAGCGAGGCGGGCGTCCCCGCGAGCGAAGCGAGTGGGGGCTCGGAAGACGACCAGAAGTCGTCTTCCGGCGGGGCGCGGTTCGAGGTGTCCGGCGTGCAGATCGAGCGGTGA